Within Nakaseomyces glabratus chromosome G, complete sequence, the genomic segment TCGCTGGGACAAGCAATCTACGTTGCTGTAAAACCTATATTCAAGATATACTTGATCATCGGAGTCGGGTTCGGTCTGGCAAGGTACGGTATTCTGAGTGTAGAGGCTACCAGGATCGTTTCAGATATTGTGCTGACAGTTTTGATCCCATGTCTTGCGTTCAGTAAGATTGTTCCCTACATAGAAGGCCAGGACATCAAACAAGTGGGGATAATATGTCTGTCGTCCGTGCTGGTGTTCGGGACTGGTCTGTTTATGGCTTTCTTAGTCAGAACGTTCTTACCAGTGCCAAAGAGATGGCGAGGAGGTATTTTAGCTGGTGGGATGTTTCCTAATATCAGTGATTTGCCCATCGCCTATTTACAAAGCATGGACAATGGCTTCATATttacagaagaagaaggcaACAAGGGTGTTGCCTCCGTTATCATCTTCATGACTATGTTCATGATCTGCGTGTTCAACCTTGGAGGATTTCGACTGATAGAGTCTGACTTCCATTATAATGACATCGAAAATGCAGATCAAGAGTCAACGAGTAGCTCAcacgatgatgatgaagctTTATCAAAGAAACGTGTAGGAGATACTAGTACAATACCTGTAGTCAGTAACAACAACTCAAACTATGAACTAAAATCTAGGACAAAAATGAGCTCCAACATCGAGAATGATGTAAACATCacaagttcttcttctgccaACACGGATGATATAAATAGCTTACACTCTCAAGGAACAAGAAGTACAGAAGCGTCGATTCCAAGCACATTTTCCTATACAACAGAAGCTCAAGACTTGGGATCAGCTCAACCAAGACATTATTCTAGGGAGTTATCCAGAACAGATAACTCAATTTTATCATATAGGAACTCAACTAACCGTAGAAACACAGATGGCATTACTAGAGTTAGATCTCTAGATCTACGCGATGGCCCTCCGCAAGACATGAATGATATTATCAAGGAATACTCAAATGTTGATCAATTTGGACACATTAGGGAGAACCCATATTACAAATCGCCCGAGCCTCATGCAGATGGACAATCTGAAGAACCAGAATATGGACTGGGACGTATCTTGACATCAGATGCTACTGTCACAACCAAAGATATACGGAAGTCTGGGAACTTCCTACCAGAGAAATTAAGAAAATTTTCTGTTGTCCCTCTTATTGTCTTCTTCCTAAAGAATTGTTTAAGGCCTGCCTCAATTGCtgt encodes:
- a CDS encoding uncharacterized protein (CAGL0G06468g~Putative protein; gene is downregulated in azole-resistant strain) — translated: MTVSLGQAIYVAVKPIFKIYLIIGVGFGLARYGILSVEATRIVSDIVLTVLIPCLAFSKIVPYIEGQDIKQVGIICLSSVLVFGTGLFMAFLVRTFLPVPKRWRGGILAGGMFPNISDLPIAYLQSMDNGFIFTEEEGNKGVASVIIFMTMFMICVFNLGGFRLIESDFHYNDIENADQESTSSSHDDDEALSKKRVGDTSTIPVVSNNNSNYELKSRTKMSSNIENDVNITSSSSANTDDINSLHSQGTRSTEASIPSTFSYTTEAQDLGSAQPRHYSRELSRTDNSILSYRNSTNRRNTDGITRVRSLDLRDGPPQDMNDIIKEYSNVDQFGHIRENPYYKSPEPHADGQSEEPEYGLGRILTSDATVTTKDIRKSGNFLPEKLRKFSVVPLIVFFLKNCLRPASIAVFISLVVAFIPWVKALFVTTEHTPKIHQGPDGQPVLSFLIDFTSYVGSAAVPFGLMLLGATLGRLKLGKLYPGFWKSAVVLVILRQCVMPIFGVLWCDRLVKAGWLNWESDKMLLFVIAINWGLPSMTTIIYFTASYTPLDCKDPIQMECVSFFLMLQYPLLIVSLPFLVTYFLKVQIKV